From Afipia carboxidovorans OM5, one genomic window encodes:
- the ffh gene encoding signal recognition particle protein, translating to MFDNLSEKLGGILDKLTRRGALSEADVDAAMREVRRALLEADVALDVVRQFTDKVREQAVGATVVKSVTPGQMVVKIVHDELVATLGSDGQLIDLNAPAPIAIMMVGLQGSGKTTTTAKLARRLTQRDKKKILMASLDVYRPAAQEQLAVLGRDLSVETLPVVAGQMPQQIAQRALQAGKLGGYDVVLLDTAGRTTLDEEMMREAAAVKTAANPHEVLLVADALTGQDAVNLARAFDERVGLTGIVLTRVDGDGRGGAALSMRAVTGKPIKLIGTGEKTDALEDFHPSRIASRILGMGDIVSLVEKAAANIDAEKAARAAEKMRKGKFDLADLREQLAQMQNMGGLGGLMGLMPGVAKMKNQLAAANLDDKVIKRQMAVIDSMTRAERKSPDLLKASRKKRIAAGAGVRVEDVNKLLKMHRGMADMMKAMGQGKRGPMAGLANMMGFGGGMPSPEQIQQLKDQMPNGLPQGPGGMPSLPKDFPGLPSGLGALGKPILPGLGKPPFGGFPGLGKKK from the coding sequence ATGTTCGACAATCTGTCGGAAAAGCTCGGAGGCATTCTCGACAAGCTGACGCGGCGCGGCGCGCTGTCGGAGGCCGATGTCGACGCCGCGATGCGCGAAGTGCGCCGCGCGTTGCTCGAGGCCGACGTCGCACTCGATGTCGTGCGCCAGTTCACCGACAAGGTCCGCGAGCAGGCGGTCGGCGCCACCGTCGTCAAATCGGTCACGCCCGGCCAGATGGTCGTCAAGATCGTCCACGACGAACTGGTGGCGACGCTCGGCTCCGATGGTCAGCTCATCGACCTCAATGCGCCCGCGCCGATCGCGATCATGATGGTCGGCCTGCAGGGCTCCGGCAAAACCACAACCACCGCGAAGCTCGCGCGCCGCCTCACACAACGCGACAAGAAAAAAATTCTGATGGCCTCGCTCGACGTCTACCGTCCGGCGGCGCAGGAACAGCTCGCGGTGCTCGGCCGCGATCTCTCCGTTGAGACGCTGCCCGTCGTTGCCGGCCAGATGCCGCAGCAGATCGCGCAGCGCGCGCTGCAGGCAGGCAAGCTCGGCGGCTATGACGTCGTGCTGCTCGACACCGCCGGCCGCACCACGCTCGACGAAGAGATGATGCGCGAAGCAGCCGCGGTGAAAACCGCCGCCAATCCGCATGAAGTGCTGCTCGTCGCCGACGCGTTGACCGGTCAGGACGCCGTCAATCTCGCACGTGCCTTCGATGAGCGTGTCGGCCTCACCGGCATCGTGCTGACGCGCGTTGACGGCGACGGCCGCGGCGGCGCGGCGCTGTCGATGCGCGCCGTCACCGGCAAGCCGATCAAGCTGATCGGCACCGGCGAAAAGACCGACGCGCTGGAAGACTTCCATCCATCGCGTATCGCAAGCCGCATCCTCGGCATGGGTGACATCGTCTCCCTCGTCGAGAAGGCCGCCGCCAATATCGACGCGGAGAAGGCGGCGCGCGCGGCCGAGAAGATGCGCAAGGGCAAGTTCGATCTTGCCGATCTGCGCGAGCAGTTGGCCCAGATGCAGAACATGGGCGGACTCGGCGGCCTGATGGGCCTGATGCCGGGCGTTGCCAAGATGAAGAACCAGCTCGCCGCCGCCAATCTCGATGACAAGGTTATCAAGCGGCAGATGGCGGTGATCGATTCCATGACGCGCGCCGAGCGCAAGAGCCCCGATCTACTCAAGGCAAGCCGCAAGAAGCGCATCGCCGCGGGCGCGGGCGTCAGGGTCGAGGACGTCAACAAGCTTCTGAAAATGCATCGTGGCATGGCCGACATGATGAAGGCCATGGGTCAAGGCAAACGCGGACCGATGGCCGGCCTTGCCAACATGATGGGCTTTGGCGGGGGCATGCCCTCGCCCGAACAGATTCAGCAATTGAAGGACCAGATGCCGAACGGGCTGCCGCAAGGCCCCGGCGGAATGCCGTCATTGCCGAAAGACTTTCCGGGTCTGCCCTCGGGATTGGGCGCGCTCGGAAAACCGATATTGCCGGGATTAGGGAAGCCTCCGTTCGGCGGATTTCCCGGGCTCGGCAAGAAGAAATGA